A genomic region of Armatimonadota bacterium contains the following coding sequences:
- a CDS encoding xanthine dehydrogenase family protein molybdopterin-binding subunit, with the protein MWIGRRIPLREGREKVSGRLRFAADLGVPDLLHARLVLSPVAHGRIRRIGTDRALAVPGVVAVLTARDLPWFQGTPYSHATGLLARERVVYAGQPVAVVLGEREVAAEDAAALVEVEVDPLPAVVDPLEALAEEAPPVWPEGIPGLRADAGAHAAGAEEPAAQTPRGSPNVAARVRFARGDVARGLGEADLVLERTYRTASVHQGYLEPHATVAIPDPGGEALTLWTGTQSPFGVRQEVARFLGWPEHRVRVVPAPVGGGFGGKFLLLETLAAALAVHTRRPVRIVLTRHEEFLLSNPVHGAILTLRTGVRRDGSLTALQARLVFDAGAFPGSPARIAAFLLGAIYRFPHLEIEAFEVLTHKPGTGAYRAPGSPQAAFALESQMDEMSRQLGLDPLEFRLQNLLQEGDALPDGRRYPRIGLRACLLAIQEHPLWREGRRTPGEGLGLAVGGWPGGLEPAAAACSVDRDGSVRVHVGAVDLQGTHTALGQLVAEILGVPPERVRIVQGDTDHAPYAGASAGSKVLYTVGRAVQYAAEEARARILRMAAQVLEAAVEDLELRDGYVFVRGVSEPRVSLAELAGLAQRFGGRFEPIWAVGTSAQTEQAPAFAAQLVRVRVDPETGQVRVLDAVLAQDVGCAINPLLIEGQVYGGMVQGLGWGLWEAIFYDRSGIPRTTSFLDYALPRATTIPSMQGVLVEVPSPHGPFGARGVGEPPVVPGAGAVANAIRDAVGARVLELPITPERVLRALRGF; encoded by the coding sequence ATGTGGATCGGACGCCGGATCCCGCTTCGGGAGGGGCGGGAAAAGGTCTCGGGGCGCCTCCGGTTTGCGGCGGATCTCGGGGTCCCGGATCTCCTGCACGCCCGGCTCGTCCTGAGTCCGGTGGCCCACGGCCGCATCCGACGCATCGGCACGGACCGGGCCCTGGCGGTCCCGGGGGTGGTGGCGGTGCTCACCGCCCGGGATCTTCCGTGGTTCCAGGGAACCCCCTACAGCCACGCCACGGGCCTGTTGGCCCGGGAACGGGTGGTGTACGCGGGGCAGCCCGTGGCCGTGGTCCTCGGAGAGCGAGAGGTTGCCGCGGAGGATGCCGCGGCCCTGGTGGAGGTAGAGGTGGATCCCCTGCCCGCGGTGGTGGATCCCCTGGAGGCCCTGGCGGAGGAGGCCCCTCCGGTCTGGCCCGAGGGGATTCCGGGACTGCGGGCGGATGCGGGAGCCCATGCGGCGGGGGCGGAAGAGCCCGCCGCGCAGACCCCCAGGGGCTCTCCGAACGTGGCCGCCCGGGTCCGGTTCGCGCGGGGCGATGTGGCGAGGGGACTCGGGGAGGCGGATCTGGTGCTCGAGCGCACGTACCGCACCGCTTCGGTGCATCAGGGATACCTGGAACCCCACGCGACCGTGGCGATCCCGGATCCGGGAGGGGAGGCGCTGACGCTCTGGACCGGAACCCAGAGCCCCTTCGGGGTCCGGCAGGAGGTAGCGCGGTTTCTGGGCTGGCCCGAGCATCGGGTACGGGTGGTGCCCGCCCCAGTGGGGGGTGGGTTCGGGGGGAAGTTCCTCCTGCTGGAGACCCTCGCGGCTGCCCTGGCGGTCCACACCCGCAGGCCCGTGCGGATCGTGCTCACCCGCCACGAGGAGTTCCTCCTGAGCAACCCCGTGCACGGTGCCATCCTCACCCTCCGGACCGGCGTGCGCCGGGACGGATCCCTGACCGCCTTGCAGGCCCGTCTGGTGTTCGACGCGGGCGCCTTTCCCGGCTCTCCCGCCCGGATCGCGGCCTTCCTGCTGGGCGCGATCTACCGGTTCCCGCACCTGGAGATCGAGGCGTTCGAGGTCCTCACCCACAAGCCCGGAACCGGCGCGTACCGGGCACCCGGATCCCCGCAAGCGGCCTTCGCCCTGGAGTCCCAGATGGACGAGATGAGCCGGCAGCTCGGGCTGGACCCTCTGGAGTTCCGCCTGCAGAACCTCCTGCAGGAAGGGGACGCGCTTCCCGATGGCCGACGGTACCCCCGCATCGGGCTTCGCGCGTGCCTGCTGGCGATTCAGGAGCATCCCCTGTGGCGGGAGGGACGGAGGACGCCGGGAGAGGGACTGGGGCTTGCGGTGGGCGGATGGCCCGGGGGATTGGAGCCCGCGGCTGCCGCATGCTCCGTGGACCGGGACGGGAGCGTGCGGGTGCACGTGGGCGCGGTGGACCTACAAGGGACCCACACGGCCCTCGGACAGCTGGTGGCCGAGATCCTCGGGGTTCCGCCGGAGCGGGTCCGGATCGTGCAGGGAGATACGGACCACGCGCCGTACGCGGGTGCCAGCGCGGGGAGCAAGGTGCTCTACACCGTGGGGCGGGCGGTGCAGTACGCCGCGGAGGAGGCCCGGGCTCGGATCCTGCGCATGGCCGCCCAGGTCCTGGAGGCCGCGGTGGAGGATCTGGAACTGCGGGACGGGTACGTCTTCGTGCGAGGGGTCTCTGAGCCTCGGGTGAGCCTTGCGGAGCTGGCGGGGCTCGCCCAGCGGTTTGGGGGAAGGTTCGAGCCCATTTGGGCGGTGGGAACCTCCGCGCAGACAGAGCAGGCGCCCGCTTTCGCCGCGCAGCTGGTGCGGGTGCGGGTAGATCCGGAGACCGGTCAGGTCAGGGTTCTGGACGCAGTGCTCGCGCAGGACGTGGGCTGCGCCATCAATCCGCTGCTCATCGAGGGGCAGGTGTACGGAGGGATGGTGCAGGGCCTGGGATGGGGATTATGGGAGGCCATCTTCTACGACCGCAGCGGGATCCCACGCACCACCTCGTTTCTGGATTACGCGCTCCCCCGGGCGACCACCATCCCGTCCATGCAGGGCGTGCTGGTGGAGGTCCCTAGCCCTCATGGCCCGTTTGGAGCGCGGGGCGTGGGTGAGCCGCCGGTGGTGCCCGGGGCGGGGGCTGTGGCGAATGCCATCCGGGACGCGGTGGGGGCGCGCGTCCTGGAACTTCCCATCACCCCGGAGCGGGTGCTGCGGGCCCTGCGGGGCTTTTGA
- a CDS encoding nicotinate phosphoribosyltransferase codes for MEEGPMAFVTERNMALLVDLYELTMAQSYFREGRNELATFDLFVRNLPPRRGFLVSAGLDTVLDYLERLRFPEEGIAYLRGLGLFDEDFLRYLREFHFTGDVRAIPEGEVFFPPEPVLQITAPRIEGQIVETFLLNQINLQSLIATKAARVVLAARGRPVIDFSPRRDHGTDAALKVARSSYLAGCAGTSNVLAGMLYGIPVYGTMAHSYVMSFEDELEAFRAYARQFPDRCILLIDTYDTLQGARNAVVVARELRERGYQLRGVRIDSGDLVTLSRQVRTILDGAGFPEVQILASGDLNEEKISALLEAGAPIDAFGVGTEMGVSYDAPALGGVYKLVEDTAGYRIKRSTGKVTLPGRKQVWRVYRKGQMQEDIIALADEPPPAGGEPLLVEVMRQGRRVHHETLEDARRRCRERFQALPDHLRRLDGGSYPVRLSPQLEAVLQAMAGAAF; via the coding sequence ATGGAGGAAGGGCCGATGGCGTTCGTCACCGAGCGGAACATGGCACTACTGGTGGACCTCTATGAGCTCACCATGGCGCAGAGCTACTTCCGGGAGGGCCGCAACGAGCTGGCCACCTTCGACCTCTTCGTGCGCAACCTCCCGCCCCGCCGCGGGTTCCTGGTGAGCGCGGGACTGGATACCGTGCTGGACTATCTGGAGCGGCTGCGCTTCCCGGAGGAGGGAATCGCCTACCTGCGCGGGCTTGGGCTCTTCGACGAGGACTTCCTCCGGTACCTCCGGGAGTTCCATTTCACGGGGGACGTGCGGGCCATCCCCGAAGGCGAGGTCTTCTTTCCGCCGGAGCCCGTACTGCAGATCACCGCGCCCCGCATCGAGGGGCAGATCGTGGAGACCTTCCTCCTCAACCAGATCAACCTGCAGTCCCTGATCGCCACCAAGGCCGCCCGGGTGGTGCTGGCAGCCCGGGGCCGTCCCGTCATCGATTTCTCGCCCCGCCGGGACCACGGCACGGACGCGGCCCTGAAAGTGGCCCGCAGCAGCTACCTCGCGGGGTGCGCGGGCACCAGCAATGTACTGGCGGGGATGCTCTATGGCATCCCCGTCTACGGGACCATGGCCCACAGCTACGTTATGTCCTTCGAGGATGAACTGGAAGCTTTCCGCGCCTACGCCCGCCAGTTCCCGGACCGATGCATCCTGCTCATCGATACCTACGACACCCTTCAGGGTGCTCGCAACGCGGTGGTGGTGGCCCGGGAGCTGCGGGAGCGGGGGTATCAGCTGCGTGGGGTGCGGATCGACAGCGGGGACCTCGTGACCCTCAGCCGGCAGGTGCGGACCATCCTGGACGGAGCTGGATTCCCGGAGGTGCAGATCCTCGCGAGCGGCGACCTCAACGAGGAGAAAATCTCGGCCCTGTTGGAGGCGGGAGCTCCCATCGACGCTTTCGGGGTAGGAACGGAGATGGGGGTTTCCTACGACGCGCCAGCCCTGGGCGGAGTCTACAAGCTGGTGGAGGACACCGCGGGATACCGCATCAAGCGCAGTACGGGAAAGGTGACGCTCCCGGGCCGCAAGCAGGTGTGGCGGGTATACCGGAAGGGGCAGATGCAGGAGGACATCATCGCCCTCGCGGACGAGCCCCCCCCCGCAGGTGGAGAGCCCCTCCTGGTGGAGGTCATGCGCCAGGGGCGACGGGTCCACCATGAGACCCTAGAGGATGCCCGGCGCCGCTGTCGCGAGCGTTTCCAAGCACTCCCGGATCACCTCCGCCGGTTGGACGGCGGAAGCTACCCCGTCCGCCTCAGCCCGCAGCTGGAGGCCGTACTCCAGGCGATGGCGGGAGCCGCCTTCTAG
- a CDS encoding iron-sulfur cluster assembly protein, translating to MPTREEIIEVLKTCYDPEIPVNVWDLGLIYDIQQDNGRIFIRMTLTAMGCPIGPILAEEIRTKLLELPGVEEVEVEIVFSPPWTPERLTEEGRLVLQSMGFPV from the coding sequence ATGCCCACGCGGGAGGAGATCATCGAGGTCCTGAAGACCTGCTACGACCCGGAGATCCCGGTGAACGTCTGGGACCTGGGGCTCATCTACGACATCCAGCAGGACAACGGCCGGATCTTCATCCGGATGACCCTCACAGCCATGGGCTGCCCCATCGGTCCCATCCTGGCGGAGGAGATCCGCACGAAGTTGCTGGAGCTCCCGGGGGTGGAGGAGGTGGAGGTGGAGATCGTCTTCTCGCCACCGTGGACACCCGAGCGCCTCACGGAGGAGGGGCGGCTCGTGCTGCAGAGCATGGGCTTCCCGGTGTAG
- a CDS encoding UPF0182 family protein: MRIPLRLLLALLLVLSLVLWPAVAYWYTEWLWFVELGYPRVFWIPFLSRLLVGGSVFAFVFVLLYLNARPFLRRWARPEVIELYRDGGRFRPRVPSPWPRRTVLAICSGIAFLAALASTGQWVSFQQFLHAQPAGTQDPIFGLDLSTYLLRLPFWRFLVDLAWGWLLFAFVGVTVGYLLDTAAFAVRGVWALSPGARTHLSVLLALLFLVRAAGFRLDALELMTSQRGLFFGMTYADLHARLPALNLLFFLSLVAAGLLFANVWLRTVRFAAGVVAVQLLAWFVGVGLLPGLVQQLVVAPSELTRETPYLAHHIRATRAAFGLEGVRAQVFPAAERLPPEALERNRDTLENVRLWDYRPLLETYRQLQALRAYYTFHDVDIDRYRIGGRSRQLMLAARELDLSRLPPQARTWVNEHLVYTHGYGVVASPVNQASAEGLPELWIRDLPPQARFAELRITRPEIYFGERTHHYVIVRTRVPEFDYPRGEENVTTRYEGRGGIPLSHPLRRLAFATRFGNLRILLSTEITRESRVLFARTVGERARRLAPFLRYDADPYIVIAQGRLYWILDAYTTSNRYPYAQPVGDINYIRNAVKVVVDAYHGTTDFYVVDPSDPLIRTWARIFPGLFQPADHIPPELREHLRYPVDLFELQAQVYATYHMRDPRVFYNREDVWSWPTEIFAGQQQRMEPYYVTLRLPGEPGPEFVLILPMTAQRRENMTAWLAARNDPPHLGELRVFLFPKERVVFGPMQVESRIDQDPQISAQLTLWNQQGSRVIRGNLLVVPLEDSLLYVEPIFLRAETSQLPELKRVIVAHGPRIAMEDTLEAALARVFGPLPAVERAAPAGSTGDLDARSAELVARALAHYERAQRLLRAGDLGGYQREMEAVGRLLRELSRRLQR, translated from the coding sequence GTGAGGATTCCCCTGCGGCTGCTGCTCGCGCTTCTGCTCGTGCTCTCGCTGGTGCTCTGGCCAGCCGTGGCCTACTGGTACACGGAGTGGCTGTGGTTCGTGGAGCTCGGGTATCCCCGGGTGTTCTGGATTCCCTTCCTGTCCAGACTCCTGGTAGGAGGGTCTGTCTTCGCCTTCGTATTCGTACTCCTCTACCTCAACGCGCGGCCCTTTCTGCGGCGGTGGGCTCGCCCGGAGGTCATCGAGTTGTACCGGGACGGTGGGCGTTTCCGCCCCCGGGTACCATCCCCGTGGCCCCGCCGCACCGTCCTCGCCATCTGCTCGGGGATCGCGTTCCTCGCGGCCCTGGCGAGCACGGGGCAATGGGTGAGCTTCCAGCAGTTCCTGCACGCCCAGCCCGCGGGCACCCAAGACCCCATCTTCGGACTCGACCTCTCCACCTACCTGCTGCGGCTGCCCTTCTGGCGGTTCCTGGTAGACCTGGCGTGGGGGTGGCTGCTGTTCGCCTTCGTGGGGGTGACCGTCGGGTACCTGCTGGACACCGCGGCCTTCGCGGTCCGGGGCGTGTGGGCCCTCTCGCCCGGGGCCCGGACCCACCTCTCCGTGCTCCTGGCGTTGCTGTTCCTGGTGCGGGCCGCGGGCTTCCGGCTCGACGCCCTGGAGCTGATGACCTCCCAGCGAGGGCTGTTCTTCGGGATGACGTATGCGGACCTGCACGCCCGCCTGCCCGCCCTGAACCTCCTCTTTTTCCTCTCCCTGGTGGCCGCGGGCCTCCTGTTTGCGAACGTGTGGTTGCGCACGGTGCGGTTCGCCGCGGGCGTGGTGGCGGTCCAGCTCCTGGCGTGGTTTGTAGGCGTGGGGCTGCTGCCCGGCCTCGTGCAGCAGTTGGTGGTGGCCCCCAGCGAGCTCACCCGGGAGACCCCCTATCTCGCCCACCACATCCGGGCCACCCGGGCCGCCTTCGGGCTGGAGGGGGTGCGTGCGCAGGTTTTTCCCGCGGCGGAGCGGCTCCCCCCGGAAGCCCTCGAACGAAACCGGGATACCCTGGAGAACGTGCGGCTTTGGGACTACCGGCCGCTGCTGGAAACCTACCGGCAGCTGCAGGCCCTGCGGGCCTACTACACCTTCCACGACGTGGACATCGACCGCTACCGCATCGGGGGCCGGTCGCGCCAGCTCATGCTGGCGGCCCGGGAACTGGATCTCTCCCGGCTCCCGCCGCAGGCCCGCACCTGGGTGAACGAGCACCTGGTCTATACCCACGGATATGGGGTGGTGGCAAGCCCCGTGAACCAGGCCTCCGCGGAGGGACTGCCGGAGCTGTGGATCCGGGATCTGCCGCCGCAGGCACGGTTTGCGGAGCTTCGGATCACCCGGCCCGAGATCTACTTCGGGGAACGCACCCACCACTACGTGATCGTGCGCACCCGGGTGCCGGAGTTCGACTACCCCCGGGGGGAGGAGAACGTCACCACCCGGTACGAGGGCCGGGGGGGGATTCCCCTCTCCCACCCCCTCCGGCGGTTAGCTTTCGCCACCCGGTTCGGGAATCTGCGGATCCTTCTCTCCACGGAAATCACCCGGGAGAGCCGGGTGCTCTTCGCCCGCACGGTGGGGGAACGGGCGCGGCGGCTCGCGCCGTTCCTGCGGTACGACGCAGATCCCTACATCGTGATCGCCCAGGGCCGTCTGTATTGGATCCTGGACGCTTACACCACCAGCAACCGGTACCCGTACGCGCAGCCCGTGGGGGACATCAACTACATCCGCAACGCGGTGAAGGTGGTGGTGGACGCCTACCACGGTACCACGGACTTCTACGTGGTGGACCCCTCGGATCCCCTCATCCGTACCTGGGCCCGCATCTTTCCGGGACTGTTCCAGCCCGCAGACCACATCCCTCCCGAGTTGCGGGAGCACCTCCGGTACCCCGTGGACCTCTTCGAGCTGCAGGCCCAGGTGTACGCCACCTACCACATGCGGGATCCCCGGGTGTTCTATAACCGGGAGGACGTGTGGTCCTGGCCCACGGAGATCTTCGCGGGACAGCAGCAGCGCATGGAGCCGTACTACGTGACCCTGCGGTTGCCCGGGGAGCCGGGGCCCGAGTTTGTCCTCATTCTTCCCATGACCGCCCAGCGCCGGGAGAACATGACGGCCTGGCTTGCGGCCCGCAACGATCCTCCCCACCTGGGAGAGCTGCGGGTGTTCCTCTTCCCCAAGGAGCGGGTGGTGTTCGGGCCCATGCAGGTGGAATCCCGGATCGACCAGGATCCCCAGATCAGCGCCCAGCTCACCCTGTGGAACCAGCAGGGTTCCCGAGTGATCCGGGGGAACCTGCTGGTGGTCCCCCTGGAGGATTCCCTCCTGTACGTGGAACCCATCTTCCTGCGGGCGGAGACGAGCCAACTCCCCGAGCTCAAGCGGGTGATCGTGGCCCACGGGCCCCGCATCGCCATGGAGGATACCCTGGAGGCAGCCCTCGCCCGGGTCTTCGGACCCCTTCCCGCCGTGGAGAGGGCCGCTCCGGCGGGGTCCACGGGAGATCTGGACGCCCGCTCCGCGGAGCTGGTTGCCCGAGCCCTGGCACACTACGAGCGGGCCCAGCGCCTGCTGCGCGCTGGGGATCTCGGAGGATACCAACGGGAGATGGAGGCCGTAGGCCGCCTCCTGCGGGAGCTCAGTCGCCGGCTGCAGCGTTAG